The following are from one region of the Plasmodium gaboni strain SY75 chromosome 12, whole genome shotgun sequence genome:
- a CDS encoding hypothetical protein (conserved Plasmodium protein, unknown function), with product MYTKRFSKNTYYLPYKSKCLSNVNGSLLKEPYNLHYFLLGTNNPSCENEIHLIEYNDQFLSVRNIETYHYEGESEHLVCLDMYENEDQKKKIIFCTAGYEKCNEQKMNNNDMNYNECNEYDYRNDVCSLWMGDIDNLDDDNNNDNNNNNNNDNNNIDNNNNNHNNHYNNIDKMTNYKNQKNYTKKKKKKLTKVLELKKGNNEDYKYINKIVVNDFNKEYNKICIIDKNNYSIFDRSKNDINFMVSKNVNYELIDGIFDPHHENILTVMSNIKIYGYDIRSNMNIFSTYTNHKADLSSIDFNSNIPNILLTSSNDGYIKLWDLRFLKDSFFTTNIHSHWITSIHFNHFHDELLLSTSTDHMLKLHKISLPTSNFQNDNVNYELIKTYTDHEDSVYKGCWSKTDAWVFSSLSYDGKCVVHGVPIEQKYKILL from the coding sequence ATGTATACTAAAAGATTTTCTAAGAACACGTATTATTTACCATACAAGTCCAAATGTTTAAGTAATGTAAATGGGAGTTTATTAAAAGAACCATATAATTTACATTACTTTTTATTAGGTACTAATAACCCTAGTTGTGAAAATGAAATACATTTGATTGAATACAATGATCAGTTTTTATCTGTCAGAAATATTGAAACATATCACTATGAGGGAGAATCAGAACATTTGGTATGTTTAGATATGTATGAAAATGAAgaccaaaaaaaaaaaataattttttgtacAGCAGGGTATGAAAAATGTAATGAACAAAAGatgaataataatgatatgaATTATAATGAATGTAATGAATATGATTACAGGAATGATGTGTGTTCATTATGGATGGGGGACATAGATAATTTagatgatgataataataatgataataataataataacaataatgataataacaatattgataataataataataatcataataatcattataataatattgataaaatGACTAATTATAAGAACCAAAAGAActatacaaaaaaaaaaaaaaaaaaattaacaaaaGTATTGGAATTGAAAAAAGGTAATAATGAAgattataaatacattaaCAAGATAGTCGTAAATGATTTTAACAAGGAATACAACAAAATATGCATtatagataaaaataattatagtATATTTGATAGGtcaaaaaatgatataaattttatgGTTTCAAAAAATGTTAATTATGAATTAATAGATGGAATATTTGATCCACACcatgaaaatattttaacGGTTATgagtaatataaaaatatatggaTATGATATAAGAAGTAAcatgaatattttttcaacTTATACTAATCATAAAGCAGATTTATCATCAATTGATTTTAATTCAAATATACCTAATATACTTTTAACATCATCTAATGAtggatatataaaattatggGATTTAAgatttttaaaagattCTTTTTTTACAACTAATATACATTCTCATTGGATTACATCTATACATTTTAATCATTTTCATgatgaattattattatcaacaAGTACTGATCATATGTTGAaattacataaaatatCATTACCAACATCTAATTTTCAAAATGACAATGTTAATtatgaattaataaaaacatatacTGATCATGAAGATTCAGTATATAAAGGATGTTGGAGCAAAACAGATGCTTGGGTTTTTTCATCTCTATCATATGATGGTAAATGTGTTGTGCATGGCGTGCCAATtgaacaaaaatataaaatactCTTATAA